The following proteins come from a genomic window of Yinghuangia sp. ASG 101:
- a CDS encoding Asp23/Gls24 family envelope stress response protein: MADTTAGRGGAQSSEKEAERVPGQQRSSGTEVARLSSDRGRTSIADGVVAKIAGIAARDISGVYALGSGAARAFAAVRQRVPGGKPNVAQGVSVEVGEKQCAVDLAIVVEYGVPIAELAAAVRENVISSVERMTALEVVEVNIAVDDIHIEHEDEKERQLQ; this comes from the coding sequence ATGGCGGACACGACAGCCGGACGGGGCGGAGCGCAGTCGTCCGAGAAGGAAGCGGAGCGCGTGCCCGGACAACAGCGGTCCAGTGGTACCGAGGTGGCGAGGCTGAGCTCCGATCGCGGGCGCACCTCCATCGCCGACGGCGTCGTGGCCAAGATCGCCGGTATCGCCGCCCGCGACATCTCGGGCGTGTACGCGCTCGGCAGCGGGGCGGCCAGGGCGTTCGCCGCGGTGCGCCAGCGCGTCCCGGGCGGCAAGCCCAACGTCGCGCAGGGCGTGAGCGTCGAGGTCGGCGAGAAGCAGTGCGCGGTGGATCTGGCCATCGTCGTCGAATACGGTGTGCCGATCGCCGAACTCGCGGCGGCTGTGCGGGAGAACGTCATCTCGTCGGTCGAGCGCATGACCGCCCTGGAGGTCGTCGAGGTGAACATCGCCGTCGACGACATCCACATCGAGCACGAGGACGAGAAGGAACGCCAGCTTCAGTGA
- a CDS encoding Asp23/Gls24 family envelope stress response protein, which translates to MAQSRVAGRTPQEPSAPPAYRGSLRIGERVVEKIAAKAARDATGSAAPDTKLRDPKAGVKLHNDHATVRLDLDVPYPGQVKAMAGVVRRRVRSDVERLTGMPVVRIDVVVARMTRIGKGRRRVQ; encoded by the coding sequence ATGGCGCAGTCCCGTGTCGCCGGGCGGACGCCCCAGGAACCGTCCGCACCGCCCGCCTACCGGGGATCCCTGCGCATCGGCGAGCGGGTGGTCGAGAAGATCGCCGCGAAGGCCGCCCGCGACGCCACCGGATCCGCCGCGCCCGACACCAAGCTGCGCGACCCCAAGGCGGGGGTGAAGCTCCACAACGACCACGCGACCGTGCGGCTGGATCTCGACGTGCCGTATCCCGGCCAGGTGAAGGCCATGGCGGGCGTCGTCCGCCGGCGGGTGCGCTCCGACGTGGAGCGCCTCACCGGCATGCCCGTCGTCCGGATCGACGTCGTCGTCGCGCGTATGACCCGGATCGGCAAGGGCAGGAGGCGCGTGCAGTGA
- a CDS encoding DUF6286 domain-containing protein — MSVLDAPLDKPSEPSGDSEAEEAYRKPRRAWSPRGFVAALCALGIGGLAGTAVFLGVAARLERTPQWAYDLLDRVQTNDWTDRWVWVTGVVAAVVGLWLLLLAWTPGRRHLLPLRPVAPDMTAFMTRRTAGNLLRHTALASTGVLDARVRVTRRKAVLRVDYHFRDPDELHEELEEALRDRADSLLLARVPVVDVRLQPASGR, encoded by the coding sequence GTGAGCGTGCTCGACGCGCCGCTCGACAAGCCATCCGAGCCGTCGGGCGATTCCGAGGCGGAGGAGGCCTACCGCAAGCCGCGCCGCGCCTGGTCGCCGCGCGGCTTCGTCGCCGCGCTCTGCGCGCTCGGCATCGGCGGCCTCGCCGGAACCGCGGTGTTCCTGGGCGTCGCGGCCCGCCTGGAGCGCACCCCGCAGTGGGCGTACGACCTGCTCGACCGCGTGCAGACCAACGACTGGACCGACCGGTGGGTCTGGGTCACCGGGGTCGTCGCCGCCGTGGTCGGCCTGTGGCTGCTGCTGCTGGCGTGGACGCCGGGGCGCCGCCACCTCCTGCCGCTGCGGCCGGTGGCCCCCGACATGACCGCGTTCATGACGCGCCGCACCGCCGGGAACCTGCTGCGGCACACCGCCCTCGCCTCGACCGGGGTGCTGGACGCGCGGGTGCGCGTGACGCGGCGCAAGGCCGTGCTGCGTGTCGACTACCACTTCCGGGACCCCGACGAATTGCACGAAGAACTCGAAGAGGCGCTGCGCGACCGGGCCGACTCGTTGCTGCTGGCCCGTGTGCCGGTCGTCGACGTGCGCCTCCAGCCCGCCAGTGGGAGGTGA
- a CDS encoding SDR family oxidoreductase has protein sequence MDLGLRDRVYLVTGATRGLGFASAKALVDDGARVVLTGRTEENAAKAATALGGLPHALGVAADNADSATAERLVAAAVSRFGRLDGVLVSVGGPPAGAVLTAEDDQWRDAFESVFLGAVRLARAAARAMGDRSDGAHGEGVIGFVLSASVAEPIPGLGISNGLRPGLAMAAKTLADELGPRGIRVLGLLPSRIDTDRVRELDALSGDPAAARRRVEASIPLGRYGTPEEFGRVAAFLLSPAASYLTGIMVPVDGGALRGL, from the coding sequence ATGGATCTTGGACTACGCGATCGCGTCTACCTCGTCACCGGTGCCACGCGCGGGCTCGGCTTCGCCTCGGCCAAGGCGCTCGTCGACGACGGCGCCCGGGTCGTGCTCACCGGCCGCACCGAGGAGAACGCCGCCAAGGCCGCGACCGCGCTGGGAGGGCTGCCGCATGCCCTCGGCGTCGCCGCGGACAACGCCGACTCGGCGACCGCGGAACGGCTCGTCGCCGCGGCCGTCAGCCGCTTCGGGCGCCTGGACGGGGTGCTCGTCAGCGTCGGCGGGCCGCCGGCCGGGGCGGTGCTGACCGCCGAGGACGACCAGTGGCGGGACGCGTTCGAATCCGTGTTCCTGGGAGCGGTGCGCCTCGCCCGCGCCGCGGCCCGCGCGATGGGCGACCGCTCCGACGGCGCGCACGGCGAAGGGGTCATCGGGTTCGTGCTCTCGGCGTCGGTCGCCGAGCCCATCCCCGGGCTGGGCATCTCCAACGGCCTGCGCCCGGGGCTCGCGATGGCCGCGAAGACCCTCGCCGACGAGCTGGGCCCGCGCGGGATCCGCGTCCTCGGGCTGCTGCCGTCCCGCATCGACACCGACCGGGTCCGCGAGTTGGACGCGCTGTCCGGCGACCCCGCGGCGGCTCGCCGGCGGGTCGAGGCGTCGATCCCGCTCGGCCGCTACGGCACACCGGAGGAATTCGGGCGTGTCGCGGCCTTCCTGCTGTCGCCCGCCGCGTCGTACCTCACCGGGATCATGGTCCCGGTCGACGGCGGGGCACTGCGCGGACTGTGA
- a CDS encoding Zn-dependent alcohol dehydrogenase codes for MVRAAVLHGVGEKLRTEEIHLPAPGPGRVRVRIAASGVCHSDLSLADGVLPQAFPVVLGHEGAGTVVAVGEGVTHVAEGDPVLLIWAPACGTCWWCENHEPHLCSRAMDAASVPYARLGDGTEVLPGLGTATFAEETVVPAAGAVRLPSGADLAEAALLGCAVTTGTGAVWNTARVPVGASVAVVGLGGVGLSAVQGARVARAATIVAVDPDEGKRELALAMGATDAFAPGPDLAKRVRARTGGRGVDHAFECVGRAATIRTAWGLTRRGGMTTIVGVGAKDDTVDFSALELFHFARTLTGCVYGSTDPVRDVPRLVEHVAAGRIDLGGLVTARIGLDWLDDAFAAMRAGRGARTLVVPGT; via the coding sequence ATGGTGCGCGCGGCCGTACTGCACGGAGTCGGGGAAAAGCTGCGGACCGAGGAGATCCACCTGCCGGCCCCGGGCCCCGGCCGGGTACGGGTCCGGATCGCGGCCTCGGGGGTCTGCCACTCCGACCTGTCGCTGGCCGACGGCGTGCTCCCGCAGGCGTTCCCGGTCGTGCTGGGCCACGAGGGCGCGGGCACGGTGGTCGCGGTCGGCGAGGGGGTCACGCACGTCGCGGAAGGCGACCCGGTGCTCCTGATCTGGGCGCCGGCGTGCGGGACGTGCTGGTGGTGCGAGAACCACGAGCCGCACCTGTGCTCGCGCGCGATGGACGCCGCCTCGGTGCCGTACGCCCGGCTCGGCGACGGCACCGAGGTGCTGCCCGGGCTCGGCACCGCCACGTTCGCGGAGGAGACCGTCGTCCCGGCGGCCGGCGCCGTCAGGCTGCCGTCCGGTGCGGACCTCGCGGAGGCCGCGCTGCTGGGCTGCGCCGTGACCACCGGAACCGGCGCGGTATGGAACACCGCCCGGGTGCCGGTCGGGGCGTCGGTCGCCGTCGTCGGGCTCGGCGGCGTCGGGTTGTCCGCGGTGCAGGGCGCCCGGGTCGCGCGGGCCGCGACGATCGTCGCGGTCGACCCGGACGAGGGCAAGCGCGAACTGGCCCTCGCGATGGGCGCCACGGACGCTTTCGCCCCCGGTCCGGATCTCGCCAAAAGGGTGCGCGCCCGGACCGGCGGGCGCGGCGTCGACCACGCGTTCGAATGCGTGGGACGTGCGGCCACCATCCGCACCGCGTGGGGCCTGACCCGCAGGGGCGGCATGACCACGATCGTCGGCGTCGGCGCGAAAGACGACACGGTCGACTTCAGTGCCCTCGAACTGTTCCATTTCGCCCGGACCCTGACCGGATGCGTCTACGGCTCGACCGATCCCGTACGCGACGTCCCCCGGCTGGTCGAGCACGTGGCCGCCGGACGCATCGACCTCGGCGGGCTGGTCACCGCCCGGATCGGACTCGACTGGCTCGACGACGCGTTCGCGGCGATGCGCGCCGGCCGGGGCGCCCGCACGCTCGTCGTCCCCGGCACCTGA
- a CDS encoding SIR2 family NAD-dependent protein deacylase — MNTAVRDWIRTSDSITVLTGAGISTDSGIPDYRGPQGVWTRDPDAEKLVRYDTYMADPEIRRRSWLARRDNPARLAAPNAGHRALVDLERAGRLLGVITQNVDGLHVRAGNAPDKVMELHGSMFAVVCTECDARTTLDETLARIAAGEDDPRCGVCGGIQKTATVMFGQALDRRVLERAAIASQVCDLFLAVGTSLQVEPAASLCRVAREAGAKLVVVNAGETPYDAVADAVVREPIGDVLPELVDGLTPAG; from the coding sequence ATGAACACCGCTGTTCGCGACTGGATCCGGACGTCCGATTCCATCACGGTGCTCACCGGCGCCGGCATCTCCACCGACTCGGGCATCCCCGACTACCGGGGGCCGCAGGGCGTGTGGACCCGGGATCCGGACGCCGAGAAGCTGGTCCGCTACGACACATACATGGCCGACCCGGAGATCCGCCGCCGCTCGTGGCTCGCCCGCCGCGACAACCCCGCGCGCCTGGCCGCACCCAACGCGGGCCACCGCGCGCTGGTCGATCTGGAGCGCGCCGGACGCCTGCTCGGGGTGATCACGCAGAACGTCGACGGGCTGCACGTGCGGGCGGGCAACGCGCCGGACAAGGTCATGGAGCTGCACGGCTCGATGTTCGCCGTGGTGTGCACCGAGTGCGACGCGCGGACCACGCTCGACGAGACCCTGGCACGGATCGCGGCGGGGGAGGACGACCCCCGGTGCGGGGTGTGCGGCGGGATCCAGAAGACGGCGACGGTCATGTTCGGACAGGCGCTCGACCGGCGTGTGCTCGAGCGCGCCGCGATCGCCTCCCAGGTCTGCGACCTGTTCCTTGCCGTCGGTACGTCGCTGCAGGTCGAACCGGCCGCGTCGCTGTGCCGGGTGGCGCGGGAGGCGGGGGCGAAGCTGGTCGTGGTGAACGCCGGTGAGACGCCGTACGACGCGGTGGCGGACGCCGTGGTCCGCGAGCCGATCGGCGACGTGCTGCCGGAACTGGTCGACGGGCTCACACCGGCCGGGTGA
- a CDS encoding SURF1 family cytochrome oxidase biogenesis protein, giving the protein MYRFLLTPRWLALNLLVVLLIPVMIKLGFWQWHRYEAKAERNERVSDNRGRDAVPAGDLFAVGRDLPSADQWREATATGHYDQAHEYLVRHRQLDNELGFFVVTPFVSQDGTVLLVNRGWVANPDTATARPDVPPAPAGQVTVTVRARPSETRERTGIKDRDGLPEGQIMRIDTGELAAALGATAVYGGYGQLAEQTPQPAEAPAVLPLPDAEDTGLNLAYAVQWWIFVIALVAMWFKIIRREAADLEAEIAALDAAADEHGDPAADARDTAPREAADADVTRPV; this is encoded by the coding sequence GTGTACCGCTTCCTGCTGACGCCGCGCTGGCTGGCTCTCAACCTGCTGGTCGTGTTGCTCATCCCGGTGATGATCAAGCTCGGGTTCTGGCAGTGGCACCGCTACGAGGCCAAGGCCGAGCGCAACGAGCGGGTCAGTGACAACCGGGGGCGCGACGCCGTCCCGGCGGGCGACCTGTTCGCCGTCGGCCGCGACCTCCCGTCGGCGGACCAATGGCGCGAGGCGACCGCGACCGGCCACTACGACCAGGCCCACGAATACCTCGTACGGCACCGCCAACTCGACAACGAGCTGGGCTTCTTCGTGGTGACCCCGTTCGTCTCCCAGGACGGCACGGTGCTCCTGGTCAACCGGGGCTGGGTGGCCAACCCGGACACCGCGACCGCGCGGCCCGACGTGCCGCCCGCACCCGCGGGCCAGGTCACGGTGACGGTCCGCGCACGGCCGTCGGAAACCCGCGAGCGCACCGGCATCAAGGACCGCGACGGCCTCCCCGAGGGCCAGATCATGCGCATCGACACCGGCGAACTCGCCGCCGCGCTCGGGGCCACCGCGGTGTACGGGGGCTACGGCCAGCTCGCCGAGCAGACCCCGCAACCCGCTGAGGCGCCCGCGGTGCTGCCGCTGCCGGATGCCGAGGACACCGGCCTGAACCTGGCGTACGCGGTGCAGTGGTGGATCTTCGTCATCGCGCTGGTCGCGATGTGGTTCAAGATCATCCGTCGCGAGGCCGCGGACCTGGAGGCCGAGATCGCCGCCCTGGACGCCGCGGCCGACGAGCACGGCGACCCCGCCGCCGACGCGCGGGACACCGCGCCGCGCGAGGCCGCCGACGCCGACGTCACCCGGCCGGTGTGA
- a CDS encoding PRC and DUF2382 domain-containing protein, whose product MITRDQIPAVLGHPVFDAEGKKIGEAGHVFLDDDTGQPEWVTVKTGMFGSNETFIPIAEAKVSEDHLEVPYPKHKVKDAPNVDVDAGGHLSAQEEHRLYDYYGLAWDSAWRDANQPGEGGWARSGGEAGAAGTAAAAAGAAGTKAGGTSRTGGEADLGKPAKAAGTAGAAGTSGAKATADAAHEDLTMTRFEEHMQVGVERREVGRARLRKFVVTEEEQKTIPVHHQEVRIEREPITDANRAEAMRADMTEEQQEVTLYADRPVIETHMEPVERVRLTTEDHVEQETVRGTVRKERIEAELPEEQRAPGMRRDTGKQGDRGRGTR is encoded by the coding sequence ATGATCACTCGCGATCAGATACCCGCTGTGCTGGGCCACCCCGTCTTCGACGCCGAAGGCAAGAAGATCGGCGAGGCCGGGCACGTCTTCCTCGACGACGACACCGGGCAGCCGGAATGGGTGACGGTGAAGACCGGGATGTTCGGTTCGAACGAGACGTTCATCCCCATCGCCGAGGCCAAGGTGTCGGAAGACCACCTGGAGGTTCCGTACCCGAAGCACAAGGTCAAGGACGCGCCGAACGTCGACGTGGACGCCGGCGGGCACCTGTCCGCGCAGGAGGAACACCGGCTGTACGACTACTACGGCCTCGCCTGGGACAGCGCCTGGCGTGACGCCAACCAGCCCGGCGAGGGCGGTTGGGCGCGCTCGGGCGGCGAGGCCGGGGCCGCCGGCACGGCGGCAGCCGCGGCCGGGGCCGCCGGGACGAAGGCGGGCGGGACCTCCCGGACGGGTGGCGAGGCCGATCTCGGCAAGCCCGCGAAGGCCGCCGGAACCGCCGGGGCCGCCGGGACGTCCGGTGCGAAGGCCACGGCGGACGCCGCCCACGAAGACCTCACGATGACGCGCTTCGAGGAACACATGCAGGTGGGCGTGGAGCGTCGCGAGGTGGGGCGTGCCCGGCTGCGGAAGTTCGTCGTCACCGAGGAGGAGCAGAAGACGATCCCGGTGCACCACCAGGAGGTGCGCATCGAACGCGAGCCGATCACCGACGCCAACCGCGCCGAGGCCATGCGCGCGGACATGACCGAGGAGCAGCAGGAAGTGACGCTGTACGCGGACCGGCCGGTGATCGAGACGCACATGGAACCGGTCGAGCGCGTCCGGCTGACGACCGAGGACCACGTCGAGCAGGAGACGGTGCGGGGCACGGTGCGCAAGGAGCGCATCGAGGCCGAACTCCCCGAGGAACAACGCGCACCCGGCATGCGGCGGGACACCGGCAAGCAGGGTGACCGCGGACGCGGGACGCGCTGA
- a CDS encoding TetR/AcrR family transcriptional regulator, whose translation MDGTSATPKGAAARRPPADAGRTAGSGGPPPGGSGPPPRSPPTAGTPRVTRDAVLDTAMRLVRESGAQGLSMRKLAAELGVAVTSIYWHVGNREALLDELVERVLREMGTVRVRGRTPAARIASIARASRRMILERPHLISLVRERGLDSLMMLPARRALVREFAAAGVHGHRAALAVQAVQYQVAGFVLLERNLTGEPPALAQVRDWLDEVSRDDPELGRALAAPPDSDTLFDLTVHAIVDSLLRPEPPT comes from the coding sequence ATGGACGGAACCAGCGCCACCCCGAAGGGCGCCGCGGCACGTCGGCCGCCCGCCGACGCGGGCCGGACGGCGGGTTCCGGCGGGCCGCCACCGGGAGGTTCGGGGCCACCGCCGCGCTCTCCGCCGACCGCGGGCACCCCCCGCGTCACGCGCGACGCCGTCCTCGACACCGCGATGCGCCTCGTCCGGGAGTCGGGGGCGCAGGGCCTGAGCATGCGCAAGCTCGCGGCGGAGCTGGGTGTCGCGGTGACGTCCATCTACTGGCACGTCGGCAACCGCGAGGCGCTGCTCGACGAACTCGTCGAGCGCGTCCTGCGCGAGATGGGCACGGTCCGCGTGCGGGGCCGCACACCCGCGGCCCGCATCGCCTCGATCGCCCGCGCGAGCCGCCGGATGATCCTCGAACGCCCGCACCTGATCAGCCTGGTCCGCGAGCGCGGCCTCGACTCGCTCATGATGCTTCCCGCCCGGCGGGCTCTGGTACGGGAGTTCGCCGCCGCGGGCGTCCACGGCCACCGGGCCGCCCTCGCCGTCCAGGCCGTGCAGTACCAGGTCGCGGGTTTCGTCCTGCTCGAACGCAATCTCACCGGCGAGCCGCCGGCGCTCGCCCAGGTGCGGGACTGGCTCGACGAAGTCTCCCGTGACGACCCGGAGTTGGGGCGGGCCCTGGCCGCCCCACCGGACTCCGACACGCTCTTCGACCTGACCGTCCACGCGATCGTCGACTCACTCCTGCGGCCGGAGCCACCGACCTGA
- a CDS encoding acetoacetate decarboxylase family protein, with amino-acid sequence MARVRYAARSPESLDRAARDRSVLPEIWSTGVVALWETDPEVVAAVLPPPLVPADVPLVRANIAACDINGHPLGAGAVAVRCRHGAVEGDYTLTMPMTTERAVIGGREVFGEPKKLAEVTVDRDGDGVVAKVTRHGVTYVEIRGRVAGELPLPEPRRTTSFYYKFLPAVDGDGFDADPMLVHVVRHEKHRWAARVEGEVILRDSAADPVADLPVRRLVSVTLGERTSDQKGFVAERVKADLVLPYIHQRYDDIAQIADDPPEPGDHV; translated from the coding sequence GTGGCACGAGTTCGTTACGCCGCACGTTCCCCCGAGAGCCTGGACAGGGCCGCGCGGGACCGCAGCGTGCTGCCGGAGATCTGGTCCACCGGCGTGGTCGCGCTGTGGGAGACCGATCCGGAGGTGGTCGCCGCCGTCCTGCCGCCGCCGCTCGTCCCCGCCGATGTCCCGCTGGTGCGGGCCAATATCGCCGCGTGCGACATCAACGGCCATCCGCTCGGCGCCGGCGCGGTCGCGGTGCGCTGCCGGCACGGCGCGGTCGAGGGCGACTACACGCTGACGATGCCGATGACGACGGAACGCGCGGTGATCGGCGGGCGCGAGGTGTTCGGCGAGCCCAAGAAGCTCGCGGAGGTCACGGTCGACCGCGACGGCGACGGCGTCGTCGCCAAGGTCACCCGGCACGGTGTGACGTACGTCGAGATCCGCGGCCGGGTCGCCGGGGAACTGCCGCTGCCCGAGCCGCGCCGCACGACGAGCTTCTACTACAAGTTCCTGCCCGCGGTGGACGGCGACGGATTCGACGCGGACCCGATGCTCGTCCACGTCGTGCGCCACGAGAAGCACCGGTGGGCCGCACGCGTCGAGGGCGAGGTCATCCTGCGCGACTCGGCCGCGGATCCGGTCGCCGATCTGCCCGTGCGCCGGCTGGTGTCCGTCACCCTCGGCGAACGCACCAGCGACCAGAAGGGGTTCGTCGCGGAGCGCGTCAAGGCGGATCTCGTGCTGCCGTACATCCACCAGCGGTACGACGACATCGCGCAGATCGCCGACGATCCGCCCGAGCCCGGCGACCACGTCTGA
- a CDS encoding SDR family NAD(P)-dependent oxidoreductase, with amino-acid sequence MLKDFTEKVAVVTGAASGIGFAIAERFVAEGMKVVLSDIEEGALDKAVGRLTRDGGDVLGHVTDVSDRDSVHALADAAFDRYGAVHVLCNNAGIGSGSEGRMWEHDPRDWDWCFAVNVFGVFHGVQAFVPRMLAQDTDGHIVNTSSGDGGIAPLPNASVYATTKAAVVTMTEALYAQLHQVGAKLDASVLFPGPRMLRTGLWESYRNRPERFAKSRPRRTPYNTLDAWEKAMRESGQEVAYTPVESVAADVVEGIRANRFWILPPGEHSDGQITARSGSMLARSNPTYLESFVLDRETK; translated from the coding sequence ATGCTGAAGGACTTCACCGAAAAGGTCGCCGTCGTGACCGGGGCCGCGAGCGGCATCGGGTTCGCGATCGCGGAGCGGTTCGTCGCCGAGGGCATGAAGGTCGTGCTGTCCGACATCGAGGAAGGCGCGCTGGACAAGGCGGTCGGGCGGCTCACCCGGGACGGCGGCGACGTCCTGGGCCATGTCACCGACGTCTCCGACCGCGACTCCGTGCACGCGCTCGCCGACGCGGCGTTCGACCGGTACGGCGCGGTGCACGTGCTGTGCAACAACGCCGGCATCGGGTCGGGTTCGGAAGGCAGGATGTGGGAGCATGACCCGCGCGACTGGGACTGGTGCTTCGCCGTCAACGTCTTCGGGGTCTTCCACGGCGTCCAGGCGTTCGTGCCCCGCATGCTCGCGCAGGACACCGACGGGCACATCGTCAACACCTCGTCCGGCGACGGCGGCATCGCGCCGCTGCCCAACGCGTCGGTGTACGCGACCACCAAGGCCGCGGTGGTGACGATGACCGAGGCGCTGTACGCGCAACTCCACCAGGTGGGCGCCAAGTTGGACGCGTCCGTGCTCTTCCCCGGCCCGCGGATGCTGCGCACCGGACTGTGGGAGTCGTACCGCAACCGCCCCGAGCGGTTCGCCAAGTCCCGTCCGCGCCGGACACCGTACAACACGCTCGACGCGTGGGAGAAGGCGATGCGCGAGTCGGGGCAGGAAGTCGCGTACACGCCCGTCGAGTCGGTGGCCGCCGACGTCGTGGAGGGGATCCGCGCGAACCGCTTCTGGATCCTGCCGCCCGGTGAGCACAGCGACGGGCAGATCACCGCGCGGTCGGGGAGCATGCTCGCGCGGTCGAATCCGACGTATCTGGAGTCCTTCGTGCTCGACCGCGAGACCAAGTGA
- a CDS encoding amidohydrolase family protein, whose protein sequence is MSQSDPYIVISSDTHAGLPTELYRDYLATRYHGAFDLFLAEREEQLRAITELGVRDEDFAANWFESNADVLRSGWEVDRRDTELDKDGVTAEVVFPDADAVESRTCVPFGAGLGLSGDLDPELGLAGAQAHNRWLAELCATSPERRRGIALIPITAELPDVLAEIRRAKADGLGGVMIPAMWMNQAPYHDRKYDPVWALCEDLELPIVTHSGPADREAYGNHLGIYVTEVTWWPARPLWFLLWSGVFERFPRLRFGVTEAGCWWVGNLLWFMDRLLLGARGAAKLAGFDELTLLPSEYFDRNCFIGSSNTKRREIGMRYEIGVGNICWGNDFPHPEGTWPETLGILRKTFGDVPVDETRVMLGEAVADVYGFDLSALAPHARRIGVTPETLGQTGPDGAPRDLEAKWAAAREIGRHWITGHDHQAAVDPNAEALEV, encoded by the coding sequence ATGAGCCAGTCCGACCCGTACATCGTCATCTCGTCCGACACCCACGCCGGGCTGCCGACCGAGCTGTACCGCGACTATCTGGCGACCCGGTACCACGGCGCGTTCGACCTGTTCCTCGCCGAGCGCGAGGAACAGCTTCGGGCGATCACCGAACTCGGCGTCCGCGACGAGGACTTCGCCGCCAACTGGTTCGAGTCCAACGCGGACGTGCTGCGCAGCGGCTGGGAAGTCGACCGCCGGGACACCGAACTCGACAAGGACGGGGTGACCGCGGAGGTCGTCTTCCCGGACGCGGACGCCGTCGAGTCGCGCACGTGCGTGCCGTTCGGCGCCGGCCTCGGCCTGTCCGGCGACCTGGACCCGGAGTTGGGCCTCGCGGGCGCGCAGGCGCACAACCGCTGGCTCGCCGAACTGTGCGCGACGTCGCCCGAACGCCGCCGCGGCATCGCCCTCATCCCCATCACCGCCGAACTCCCGGACGTGCTCGCGGAGATCCGGCGCGCCAAGGCGGACGGACTGGGCGGCGTCATGATCCCGGCGATGTGGATGAACCAAGCCCCGTACCACGACCGCAAATACGACCCGGTGTGGGCGCTGTGCGAGGACCTGGAACTCCCGATTGTCACGCACTCCGGCCCGGCCGACCGGGAGGCGTACGGCAACCACCTCGGCATCTACGTCACCGAGGTGACGTGGTGGCCCGCCCGGCCGCTGTGGTTCCTCCTGTGGTCCGGCGTCTTCGAGCGGTTCCCCCGCCTCAGGTTCGGTGTCACCGAGGCGGGGTGCTGGTGGGTCGGCAACCTGCTGTGGTTCATGGACCGCCTGCTCCTCGGCGCGCGCGGCGCGGCGAAGCTCGCGGGGTTCGACGAACTCACGCTGCTGCCCAGCGAGTACTTCGACCGCAACTGCTTCATCGGCTCGTCCAACACCAAGCGCCGCGAGATCGGCATGCGGTACGAGATCGGGGTCGGCAACATCTGCTGGGGCAACGACTTCCCGCACCCCGAGGGCACGTGGCCCGAAACACTCGGGATCCTGCGCAAGACGTTCGGCGACGTGCCCGTCGACGAGACCCGCGTCATGCTCGGCGAAGCCGTCGCGGACGTCTACGGGTTCGACCTGAGCGCCCTCGCCCCACACGCGCGCAGGATCGGCGTCACACCCGAGACCCTCGGCCAGACCGGACCGGACGGCGCCCCGCGCGACCTGGAGGCCAAGTGGGCGGCGGCGCGCGAGATCGGCCGCCACTGGATCACCGGCCACGACCACCAGGCCGCGGTCGACCCCAACGCGGAAGCCCTGGAGGTGTAG